AAGTGGGTAACTCTCTACTGAAGCAAAACTGGATGGTCCCTCAGCCCCTGGCTAAGAAGTGCTGAGGAGAGGGAAGTAGAGAGGGCTGGGAAGCTGACTGTATCCACcctttcttttgcaaaatgtGAAGCTGTGGTTGGTTTAAACTGGCATAAATTGGGAGTGATTTCATTGCAGCCCGCTGACAGGCACTGGGGATGTGCCTGATGTGACAGCAAAATCAGGGCTGTCCACTCAGTGGAATCCTGCAGGGATTTCTGTAGCAACTCATGGTGATAATGACTGGTCCATTGTATTTCTTTAGATATGTGAAACCAGTTTTGGTTTGTCCAAAACCTCTtagcttccttctctccttgctTTACTGATCACTGTGCACTGCAGGGCAGAACCAGATTTCTTCTAACTTGGCGGATGTGCGTGGCCCCTCCAGCACACAGAGCTGGCTCCTGCAGTCCTGGCTCCTCAGGCACAGTATCACTGAGTAGCCTCTTTACATTCTGCGTTACATACAGGAGTAAGATCATTGCTCCTAACTCATGAACAAGTTATTTTAGTTAGATATCACAGTGAAACAGGGACAGAAAATGAAGGTCTACACTGAGAGTTTTTTTTAGCAAGCAGCTAACTTGGTACCTGGTTACTCAACTTGGTGATGAACAAAGTTCCTCAAAAGATGAACATTTTGAATGTTACCAGGATGAGTGCTTTGCTTTAGGTGTCTGGTAGCTCCTCTGGCTTCCAGGAACTACTTAAGTGGATGAAAGTAAACGTGGGTGCTACATTTTTGACCAATTGTGTAACCACTACTTGGGTTGTGAAAGCTCAGCCTGCAGGACTTTGAAACACTGATGGAATGTTTTCTGTACCCAGTGCAAGTGTTAAGACACctatttaaaatatgcatttattcAGTTTTAGACCTGTTAAATGCTGACCTTAAGCAATAGTCAGTTTAACAGAATGGCATGGCTCTAACAGAGATTTGCTGTCCAGTATTGTCAAGTTACCTTTCTAGTTGCTTGAACAGACTGCTGCAATTAAAAAGAATAGATTAAAAGATGCCCATAACTAAGACACTTTATTAAACAACTTCAAGTtgtacaaaaatacaaatatgacTTAATTCTTCTAGTGTTGATGATGCAGTTGCCATACTGTATCCTGTGACGTTAGCTTCAGATCAGCCCTATTGCGAGATGGATTTTGACATGTACAATATTTATCAGCCAGCAGTTAACAATCAGATTTTTGGTTCATCTCTGCTCTCCTTTAGCTGTGGGGAGAAGCAGGCAGAAGGCAGAGTGTACTTCACCTCATTCCTGACCTCCAGTTAATTTATGGAACAGATCTTCATCCAGTGTTTCATTCTGGTCTTTGGAACGGGTTGACAAGAAGATGTACCCCCCAATGTACTCATGGATAATCTTGCAGTCTGCGCTCAGGCACGTGAAAGCAATAGATACATTCTGATCAAACTCGATTGCAACCTAAAGGAAACACAGATGGCAAAATCAGTAACACGGAGAAGCTGCGTCTGGCAAAATGGAGCAAGTGTGAGAGCACAGTTGGGTGGCAAAGACTGTGATAAAGCAGAAAGTGTCTCTGCAACCCGAAACTTACGGGTGTTGGGCTGCTTGTTTCTTAATGTCCTGCTGTGGCAGGGCCCTCTTGTGGTCAAAATCTTTGTGCTGTTCAGGCAGGCAACAAAACCATGCTGTTAACTGGATTTTCTCTAACGGTGTATAAAACACTTGAGAGAGCAGGAATGGCACTCCCGACTCCTTGTACACCTAACCAGTAATGTTTAATATTGTCCATTATTATATTCTGGCCTTAAATCTGCTTTTGGGGTCCAGGTTTTGATTTCCAGCTACTGCCAATTCTAATATCCAGCAAACTGAGCTTAGGTGTGAGCTGTGGATTCTGCCTTGCCTGGTTTGAGAGGGATTTAAAGCTTTACCCTGAATTAcaggctctggcacaggcagTACTGCAGGAGAGCAATAGGGATTGTGTCTGATCTCTCCCGGCTCCTGCAGATGGATGTGGAAAACTATAAGCAGGAAGTTTCCAGGTTGCTTGAATCAACATCATGTCAGTTCCACCTCAGAAATCTACAATTTACAGGGCTAGCTTCAAGCTTTCAAAGCCTAACTCTCCATCAGTCACACAACAGAGCTGCTTTCTCAGGACCACACATAGACACAGGGGAGCTCATCCTGCAGCCTGCAATCTCAGTTTGGGATCTGAAAGACAAACTGGGTTCCTGTACCCTCAGTAAGTAATAGACACAGAATCACCACAGTTTAGAGGATGATGCATGAGCTGGGCTATACATAGagttaaaatgagattttactGACAGAGCCGTAAACATAATGGGTTTGAATTTACCTTCAAGTCTGTATTTCATTCCATCAAAAACTAAGGGCAACttataaagaagaaacttggtaGGAACCTTTCAAACTGGAGCCCTTTTAGCTTCTGATTGCATTTAGCTTTTGACTGCAGACTCCATTAAGAACACATTTTAGACAGCTTATTTAATAACATGTCACAACATGTTCAACATCTTTTCACTCTGAGGTTTAGAAACACCTTCTGAAAGCATCCCCCAGTGTCTGAAATGCAGTGATTGACTGCAGGGAGCTGTTCCAGCTTTACCTGGCGTATTTCCCAGTTCACATTCCACTGCTTCATGTTGGAGAACCTCCATGTTGTGATAGGATCTCCTGTGGCTATATCTATTCGTATCAGCCTGTTATAGGACACCCCGAGCACGTCAtcctttttgcttcctttaaacctaaaacacaaaaaagccaaaactttTGAGCAGATCTGGTTTGTGATGATTTCTGTCCAGAGAAACATTTCATCTGCATCCTCTGAAAGTGCAATAAATGTGGGAAGAGTCACAAGAGCCTGAGGAGAGCTGGGACCCTTCTTTAAACCAGTATTTATTATAAATCAAAGTGATCAGTTGGTGAACAATGGCATAATTCATTGTTTGCTGCTACAAAATATAATTGTTCTGCCAAAATGTCACTGCTAATTTTCCCTGCTTCATTTCACTGATGTTGAAACATGTTCTTCTAGTTATGGTCACCTAAATTATGGAAGCATATGACATCGATTTAATATTTCCTATCAGCATTAATTTATTGAACCAACTGTTAGCAGTACATGTTTCTGAGTACAAATCACATTATAGAAACATTGAAATGTTTTAACGTTTCAAGTTTGTTCTGATTAGAGATGAAAAATCAATATGAAAGTATCAGAACTGTTGGGGGACAGAAATTTCTGGCTAGCTAGGACAAAACTACCCTGGTAAAGAAacttccttcctctgcctttgtGCTGAAAGCTGGAAGGAATTTCACCTGTCTGCTCTTAATATCAGCGATGTTTCTGATCCTGCTTCTTTCTGACCCTTCTCTCTTTACAGAAAACTGCTCCTTAGGGAAAGAATGTGATTTAAACCCCTGTTTGTGCCTTGCTTAACAACCCTACTCAGCCCATCAGTCTGTGGAAATACACCACAAGAtgtggcagtgctcaagaccaggttggacggggtttggagcaacctggtttagtggagggtgtccttgcccatggcagagggttggaactggatgagctttaaggtcccttccaacttaaatcagtctgggattctctgtTTTGCTTAGGCTACAAAATTCAGTTCAGGTGTTGGGTTTGTTAATGGAACTGGTGATAGATGGGGCAAACCCTCTGTATCTGTGTTAGTGCATTAGTGACAGGGAACATTCCTGGGTACTGAACTTGTGTTCAACTGCTAGAAGAGTCCCAGCAGAATTCTGGCTGCAGCCAAGCAGCACTCTCTCCAAttttgggtgccatggtttagtgtgaggtgtccctgcccatggcaggggagttggaactggatgatcttaaggtcctttccaaccctgactattctatgattctatgaaatgactCCCAGGTACAGCTCAGGAGCTGGAACATCTAAGGACCAGTATGATCTGGTGGTTCACAGGAAGTTACTGGGTTTCAGGAAGTCAGAGAGTTTTATAGTATGGATATAGGATGTTCTATGCTAGCTGGCCTCTGTGCCAGACAATGTTTCCCAGCTGGTTTAATGATTCCAAACTAGCCCCAGAAGAGGTGTTAAGCACAAATTAATCTCCAAATATGGCTGTGTCAGTACTTTGCatgttttttggtgttttgtcaAGGCTGCAGGTCAGAACCCTGCCATATTCAAGGTAAGTGTCCAGGGAAATTGCTGTGAACACAACGTAACATTCCTTGTGCTGAATGCTCTTCCAGATTAACCTAAAGAAGGGATCGTTTCCCATTTCCTTAATGAAATGCCAAAGAAACTGGTACTTTACCATAGTCCAGTGAACAAGAATCAGAGCAAACAAATCTACTGCAAACCTGAGAACACTAACAAGACatgcattttttacattttaggaTGTTTATGTCAATAAGGATTTAATCCTTGTGATACATTCCTCATATATAAAGACATAGTGGAGTGTCTCACTCCTGGAATGGAGCTACTGAGTGCTACTGCTATAGGAAAACCAGCAGTATGGACATGAACAGGTTATGGCAGCTTGACATCACTGCAGTGGTGGGATTACCTTACAATGTAGTAGGATAAGCCAAACTCAGGGAGGGACTGCCATGCCTGGATAAAACGCAGCTTGGCCTCCACTAGAGGCATCTGGGATACGTTTTGGTGGGCTTCCAGAATACGAGCAACCAACTGGGAAacacaggaagagagaaaggttTCAGTTGaccaaagaacaaaaatacctTTGCTGTCACTACATCAAACATCATTAGCTGTGATGCCACATTCAGACACTTGGTTGTCACTGTGCAGGTTAGCACAGACAGCTCTTGGGAACAGATCCTGAACCTTTGAGGTTCTTGAGGGCAACTCAGTGCAGGAAGATCTCAGGTCCAGGTTTGTGCTGCACTGGGTCTGGCTCCAGAATACTGCTCTGGAGAGTGTCTCCTCAGGACAGGTAGGCTGAACTTTTGTGGCAAAAGCAGTAGACAAGGAATTATACCTTATAATGGTTTTccaatacctgaagggggcctacaggaaatctggagaggggctttttacaagggacaaaagggaatggctttaaacaaacgggagatttagattaggaaGTAatcttttactgtgagggtgctgaggcgctggcacaggttgcccagagaagctgtggctgccccatccctggcagtgttcaaggccaggttggacacgggcttggagcaacctgctctagtggaaggtgtccctgcctatggcagggggttggaactgtatgagctttaaggtcccttccaacccaaaccagtctaagATTCTATACATTAGgtagagaggaaggagagacaggaagaCACTGTTATTTAAGATGCAGATAACAACTTCCTGTCCTTAAACCCTTCCTTTCTTACTCTGAAGAGACTTTCAGGGACAGTGTTATCAGGAGGAGAACATGACGAGTGATGGAGGAGGTGATACGGATGGAGGAAGAGTACTTGGAAGAAATATTGAGACACCTGAACCTGTGCTCAGTGTAAAGAAAAAGCCTCTTGCGAAGGGACAAATGAGTATTGCGGGATGATTCTACTGTATGGTTTCCAAATGCTGCTCCCATCCAGCCTCACCACCACCATACCACCCATACCCAGCCATAAAGCCATTCTCAGGGTACCTGCTTGGACTTATATTTTTTGGTATAACGTGGTGAGACGAAGCATTCTGGTTTCATATCTGTGTTTTCTGGATCAGACACAGCCTGGGGAGACATGGTCCAGTTCTTCATCTTTAGAAACGAAAGGATCTTGTGGACCTCAGGATGATAAGAGCTATCAGCCATTGTCTTGCCTTTTGAGGCTAAAACACAGGCAGCCATCCACCGAGCATATTGGTTCTCCTGCAACAAAGACAACTGGTTAGTGGTTGTGGACAGGCCATTTATGAAGATGGCTTCTGATCATGTATCTTCATAAAACCACTCTGGAGTTATTCCATGTAGTTTGTATGGATGTCTAGTTACCATGGCATTACTGTTCCTACCTGATGGGGCAAGTTCCACTTATGGGACAGCCTATGCAGAATAGTTACTATTTACATTTGCAAAGAAATCATTTGGAATAGATACTCTTGGGAATTGCATGAGTGTATTCCACCTGAGGAACATTTTTACACCATTTGGATTGGCACATTTCAATACAAATAAATGGAGATTGAAAACCGACGTAGGATCCTTCTCACACTACCCTCATCTGAATGGGGAGAGTtctcattaggaaaaaaagagaaccCCAAACCTCAGTCCTctgaaaacactggaacaaAATAGTGTAAcctctttttaacttttttgatagtttcttcttcttttctgccCAGCAGCTTTACTTGGAAACTGATGAAAACCCAGAAATATTGTCCCTTTGTCCCTTCAAGCTGTAAGTATCTGTTGGACCACCACATCATTCTTAAATTTTATTAACCATTAGCTAATAAactctctgcagcatccttgtttCTCTAGAACAGGGTGATGGCTCTTCCAGACAATCTGCCAATAAATCTGGAATACCAACTTTCCCTTATTACTCACGTTATCGCATCTTAAATACACTTCATTCATGCCATCAGCAACAGGAATTAGCAATTTGATTCCAAACTTCTTCGCTGCAACATTTACATCCGGTACAACTTCACATCCTAGATCACAGAGAATCAGATTTAATTACTGTTTAATTACTACATCACTAACTTTAAATACTGATTAATACTAGAGAATAGTAAGAGCATTTAATGGTTGCTTTCCTTTGAGATCAAGGGCCAAGTCTTTCAAAGCTTAGGTCTGATGAAGGATTTCTGTTCTAGTTCACTGCCTGGTCTGGCTCACCAGGGTGATGAGTGGTCTGAGCTCAAAGAGAAAGGATACAAGTGTTCCCAAAACATCAGCCTGATCTTAGGAAATGCTCAACACTTAAAATGGAGAGGAACTGAGAGGACTTGGAAGCCTGGACTGTATTTTCAGCAGCCACTTAGTACTGACAGTGGGATGTAGGTGACATCTACAACAGAGCTGGCCAGTTCAGGGCTCCCAGAGAGCTCTGAGGTCCCAGTATTTCCTGGTGATGGTGCTATTACAGGCCCTCTGGATACAGCTGGAGTTGAGGGTGCCTATAGTTCCCCTTTGTGTCAAGGGACACCAAAGCTGTGGGCTGCTTGGTGAGGTTCCAGCCACCCTGGCTAGTTCTACCATGCATTCTCTGACCTACTGAGGAGATGTAGATTGGTATGCAGAGCCATTTGTTCACAAGGATCAATCTTCTTTGTATTTCAAAGGTTTCTTGTAGGATGAATCCTGAGCATCACTGGTTCCCTGATGCTGAACAAATGAtgtccctgcaggagcaggtgtAGGCTATGTATGGTGCTGATGTTTGCTGTATACACCTTGGGTTTCTCCTTCAGCAGTACCTAAAGCTGGTTGTAGCTATGGGAATTCCCACACATGAAAGAAACAAGGCCCAGAGAAGGCTTTGGATCTGTCCCTGCACAGCAGTATATAGGTGCAACCTATGGCATGCTTGTCCACTGGATCATCTGTAATCTTCCACTACGAGTGTGCATTTGCCAAGGAACAGAGGCAAGTACTACCATACTAGTAAAACAGATAGTAAAAATACTTGGAAATAGAAGTGTCACATTCTCTACTTGACTCATCTTTAAGTGAACCCAGCAGTATGTGGGTGGCCTTTTACAAGCCAGGTCCAGATACTTTGGGTTTGGGCTAAGGTATTGATCCTTTTTTGTTTAGACCTCTTATGCAGTTGCAGTCTGCCTGCTTAGGAGTCTCAGTAACTGAAAAAGGTCTCAGACTAAATGCCATTGTGCTTGCATTGAGTCCTGCAGGGCTTTCTTGATTTATTCAGTTCACAGATGcagtaggaaaaggaaagaaaggaaaattccTACCTTTTAGGTTTAGCTTCTCAATGGGTTCTCCCTGCGCACAttccttgtttttaaaataagatatGGAAGTGTCTTTAAAGACAAACCAATATGGCTTGATAGCTTTGAGTGACAGCTTCCTGGGCctgaaattgaaaaggaaatcaCAAAATGAGCAAATTGCTAAGTCAGTTACAAACATTCCTGTGGGTCTCCAATTGCTTTGGCAGTCATGAACATGGCTTCAGTTGGGTTATACATGCTTGTATCAATGAGAGGGGTGGCAGAGGATGGAACCAGCACTGCGTCCAAGTCATGCCAGGTAGGGACGGGGTTTTACCCTACATTCTAGCTGAATCCCATCTAtcatttctctctttcctcctcccctttatcttctgtgtattttttctaACTTTCCTCCCCCTTCCATTCCTAATCAAATCCATTCCCTTTTAACGGACTCATTTTCACATGAACTCAATAATGCTACTCTAACACACAGGTTTGTTCACATACACTAGAACTAGCTTCAGTTTTCCATAGCTCCGTATCTAGAAGTTTTGCAACCATAGAACTAATTTATATTCATTAGAATATAAGGGAGC
This window of the Melopsittacus undulatus isolate bMelUnd1 chromosome 3, bMelUnd1.mat.Z, whole genome shotgun sequence genome carries:
- the FERMT1 gene encoding fermitin family homolog 1 isoform X2, with translation MLRLRLPNMKTVRLKVSFSSMVFKAVSDICKILNIRRSEELSLLKPSEDTLKKRKKKDKNNKEPVTEDILNLCNSPVSSGLSGSPGLYSKTMTPIYDPVSGTPASSTITWFSDSPLTEQNCSILAFSHPNCSPETLAEMYQPRTLADKAKLNAGWLDSSRSLMEQGILEDDQLLLRFKYYTFFDLNPKYDAVRINQIYEQARWAILLEEIDCTEEEMLIFAALQYHVSKLSLSSEAQDFTCESEVDEVEAALSNLEVTLEGGNTNNILEDITDIPKLADNLRLVRPRKLSLKAIKPYWFVFKDTSISYFKNKECAQGEPIEKLNLKGCEVVPDVNVAAKKFGIKLLIPVADGMNEVYLRCDNENQYARWMAACVLASKGKTMADSSYHPEVHKILSFLKMKNWTMSPQAVSDPENTDMKPECFVSPRYTKKYKSKQLVARILEAHQNVSQMPLVEAKLRFIQAWQSLPEFGLSYYIVRFKGSKKDDVLGVSYNRLIRIDIATGDPITTWRFSNMKQWNVNWEIRQVAIEFDQNVSIAFTCLSADCKIIHEYIGGYIFLSTRSKDQNETLDEDLFHKLTGGQE